From the genome of Spirosomataceae bacterium TFI 002, one region includes:
- a CDS encoding DNA-directed RNA polymerase subunit alpha produces MSILAFQMPDKVVMEKADDFHGFFEFKPLERGYGVTIGNALRRILLSSLEGYAITAVRFPGVLHEFSSIEGVVDDVTEIILNMKQVRFKKVSDYVDNKISVTIKNQTELKAGDISAFTQSFEILNPDLVIAKLDSKTELEFEIIVDKGRGYVSSEDQKNGDLPMGFVAIDSIYTPIKNVKFNVENTRVEQRTDYEKLLLEIKSDGSIHPERALQEAAHILIQHFLKFTDENMVFDSKSDDEDNMVDEEFLHMRKLLKTSLSDLDLSVRAYNCLKSADVRTLGDLAKLEVADMMKFRNFGKKSLTELEQLVAEKGLHFGMDVTKYKLDEE; encoded by the coding sequence ATGTCAATTTTAGCATTTCAAATGCCAGATAAAGTCGTAATGGAGAAAGCCGACGACTTCCATGGTTTTTTCGAGTTTAAACCACTTGAAAGAGGCTATGGTGTAACAATCGGCAACGCGTTACGCAGAATATTGCTTTCTTCTTTGGAAGGTTACGCTATCACAGCCGTTAGATTTCCAGGAGTATTGCACGAATTTTCGTCAATTGAGGGTGTGGTTGATGACGTTACAGAGATTATTTTGAACATGAAGCAAGTAAGGTTCAAGAAGGTTTCTGATTACGTTGATAATAAAATCAGTGTAACAATAAAGAATCAAACTGAATTAAAAGCGGGTGATATTTCTGCTTTTACTCAAAGTTTCGAAATATTGAATCCAGATTTAGTAATTGCTAAGCTTGATTCTAAGACCGAATTAGAGTTTGAAATTATTGTTGACAAAGGTAGAGGTTATGTGTCTTCTGAAGATCAGAAGAACGGAGATCTTCCAATGGGCTTTGTTGCTATTGATTCTATTTACACCCCTATCAAGAATGTAAAGTTCAACGTTGAGAATACTCGTGTTGAGCAAAGAACAGATTACGAAAAACTTCTTTTAGAAATCAAATCTGATGGTTCAATTCATCCAGAAAGAGCTCTTCAAGAGGCCGCTCATATATTAATTCAGCATTTCCTTAAGTTTACAGATGAGAACATGGTGTTTGATTCTAAGAGCGATGATGAGGACAACATGGTTGACGAAGAATTCTTACACATGAGAAAACTTCTTAAAACTTCTCTTTCTGATCTTGATCTTTCGGTTAGAGCATATAACTGTTTAAAATCTGCTGATGTAAGAACACTTGGTGATCTTGCTAAGTTAGAAGTTGCAGATATGATGAAGTTCAGAAACTTCGGAAAGAAATCACTTACAGAGCTTGAGCAATTGGTAGCTGAGAAAGGACTTCATTTCGGAATGGATGTTACAAAATACAAACTTGACGAAGAGTAA
- a CDS encoding Putative beta-barrel porin-2, OmpL-like. bbp2, which produces MKKIYLAVLSIFVFSSVIAQEEKESPITFSGYIDTYYFANMNGTGGPGSNLGASGFERIFDHNANSFQVGMAQMMMTYEKGPLTAVADLVFGNHADLGNYGNIASPLGGTGTALAIKQAFVSWAMSEKVSLTAGQFGTNVGYEVIDAPANFNYSLSNLFGNGPFYHTGVKLDFALADNFGLMVGVNNGLDSKDDNNKSKGVMAQVYVAPTDGWDVYLNYFGSNEADLDATEKSTYSWFDITTSYQVSDNFLIGLNAVPYGAYKDGSADPLTWWGAALYLNGNVSEKFGLGVRAERFDNSSGGIYLLDGTGAGTAVTSLTLTASIDITENLMFKPEVRYDGYTPTSGFQLVDGDGAGKNNQTTIGGAMIFHF; this is translated from the coding sequence ATGAAAAAAATTTATCTAGCAGTATTATCTATTTTTGTATTCTCTTCAGTTATTGCTCAAGAAGAGAAGGAAAGTCCAATTACTTTTTCAGGGTATATTGATACTTATTACTTTGCCAATATGAATGGCACAGGTGGACCAGGTTCTAACTTGGGTGCTTCGGGTTTTGAGAGAATTTTTGATCACAATGCAAATTCTTTTCAAGTAGGTATGGCTCAAATGATGATGACTTACGAGAAGGGGCCTTTGACAGCAGTTGCAGATCTTGTATTTGGAAACCACGCTGATTTAGGGAATTATGGAAACATAGCTAGCCCACTTGGAGGTACTGGCACCGCTCTAGCCATCAAGCAAGCATTTGTAAGCTGGGCTATGAGTGAAAAGGTTTCGCTTACTGCTGGTCAGTTCGGAACAAACGTTGGTTATGAAGTAATTGACGCTCCTGCTAACTTTAACTACTCTCTTTCGAATCTATTCGGGAATGGGCCTTTCTATCATACGGGTGTAAAGCTTGACTTTGCTCTTGCAGATAATTTTGGCTTAATGGTTGGAGTTAATAATGGATTGGATAGCAAAGACGACAACAACAAGTCAAAAGGTGTAATGGCTCAAGTATATGTTGCTCCTACAGATGGTTGGGATGTGTATTTAAACTACTTCGGGTCTAATGAAGCAGATCTTGATGCTACTGAAAAATCAACTTACTCATGGTTTGATATCACAACATCTTACCAAGTATCTGATAACTTCTTAATAGGATTAAACGCAGTACCATATGGTGCATACAAAGATGGTAGTGCAGATCCATTGACATGGTGGGGAGCAGCTCTTTACTTGAACGGAAATGTGTCTGAGAAATTTGGACTTGGCGTAAGAGCTGAGCGTTTCGATAACTCAAGTGGTGGTATCTACTTATTGGATGGTACTGGTGCTGGAACTGCGGTGACTTCATTGACACTTACTGCAAGTATTGATATAACTGAAAACTTAATGTTCAAGCCTGAGGTTCGTTACGACGGATATACTCCTACAAGCGGTTTTCAATTAGTAGACGGCGATGGAGCTGGAAAAAACAATCAGACAACAATCGGTGGAGCTATGATTTTCCACTTTTGA
- a CDS encoding nitrogen regulatory protein P-II family translates to MKKIEAIIRKSKFSEVRDALHEVGVTFFSYWDVTGVGNEQEGHVYRTISYSTSDIQRRYLSIVVTDPFLDATVKAILDAAFTGNVGDGKIFVSDVIETYRIRTKETGSPAIN, encoded by the coding sequence ATGAAAAAAATTGAGGCCATAATTCGTAAGTCGAAGTTTTCTGAAGTTAGAGATGCCTTACATGAAGTAGGTGTTACTTTCTTTAGTTACTGGGATGTAACTGGAGTAGGTAATGAGCAAGAGGGGCATGTTTATCGTACCATTAGTTATAGCACTTCTGATATCCAAAGAAGGTACCTTTCTATCGTAGTTACAGATCCTTTCTTAGATGCAACTGTTAAAGCAATACTGGATGCTGCATTTACGGGAAATGTAGGGGATGGTAAGATATTTGTTTCTGATGTGATCGAAACTTACAGAATTAGAACTAAGGAAACTGGTAGCCCAGCAATTAACTAA
- a CDS encoding riboflavin synthase alpha chain → MFTGIIETLATLKSKTSKGSNCTFTFESSIANELKVDQSVAHNGVCLTVEEINGSTYSLTAIEETLKRTNLGDLEVGQKANIERCLAANGRFDGHIVQGHVDQTATCTQLINKDGSWEIHFEYDLQQGNITVQKGSICINGVSLTVVDSGDNNFSVAIIPYTWEHTNFHEFKIGTVVNLEFDILGKYIQKLLNRKQ, encoded by the coding sequence ATGTTCACAGGAATAATAGAGACCCTAGCAACGCTTAAATCAAAAACTTCAAAAGGAAGCAATTGCACATTTACATTTGAGTCTAGCATAGCAAATGAATTGAAAGTAGATCAAAGTGTAGCACATAATGGAGTCTGCCTCACTGTAGAAGAAATCAATGGCTCAACTTATTCCTTGACAGCAATAGAGGAAACTTTAAAAAGAACAAACTTAGGTGATTTAGAAGTTGGGCAAAAAGCTAATATAGAGCGTTGCTTGGCTGCAAATGGACGTTTTGATGGTCATATTGTACAAGGACATGTGGATCAAACAGCCACATGCACTCAACTCATAAACAAGGATGGAAGTTGGGAAATTCATTTCGAATATGATCTACAGCAAGGAAATATCACTGTGCAAAAAGGGTCTATCTGTATCAATGGAGTAAGCCTCACCGTAGTAGACTCTGGAGACAACAATTTTAGTGTGGCTATTATACCTTACACTTGGGAGCATACAAATTTCCATGAGTTTAAAATTGGCACTGTCGTAAATCTCGAATTCGATATTTTAGGAAAATATATTCAGAAGCTCCTGAATAGAAAACAATAA
- a CDS encoding Rhodanese-related sulfurtransferase, which produces MNQDITVEELKELMDSGKAFNFIDVRNEDEYEEDNLGATLIPLGELASRVQELESIKDEDIYIHCRSGARSGQAKNYLTSSLGFSKVHNVIGGIMAFREMEG; this is translated from the coding sequence ATGAACCAAGATATTACTGTAGAAGAACTAAAGGAATTAATGGATAGCGGCAAAGCTTTCAATTTTATTGACGTTCGTAATGAAGACGAATACGAAGAAGACAACTTAGGAGCAACTTTGATTCCGCTTGGTGAGCTTGCGAGTAGAGTTCAAGAACTCGAGTCTATCAAAGATGAAGATATCTATATTCATTGCCGCAGTGGAGCTCGTAGCGGTCAAGCAAAAAACTACTTAACTTCGTCTCTAGGCTTTTCCAAAGTACACAATGTAATTGGTGGTATTATGGCCTTTAGAGAAATGGAAGGTTAA
- a CDS encoding PASTA domain, binds beta-lactams: protein MPKLSTNSKTDVLIHIGILISAFLIIFFAFFFFFLPWVTNHGEAIKVPDLRGMTISEMEKTLNAKDINYEINDSTFVSGLPPLSVFSHYPKADAFVKSGRKIYVTVITDKAPLVALPDVVGRSTNSARNLLLSLGFGTPKVELIPAMEENTVLKLKYEGKEIPVGKNIAKGSIITLVVGDGYGNTTVDVPTLSGMPLDEAEILINGMGLNIGSTLFDETSSLPPGTVTKQKPEAGTQTKTGSTINVWVSGNANTEGI from the coding sequence ATGCCCAAATTAAGTACCAATTCAAAGACCGATGTTTTAATCCACATTGGAATTCTTATTTCGGCTTTCCTCATTATTTTCTTTGCTTTTTTCTTTTTCTTTTTGCCATGGGTAACTAATCACGGAGAAGCTATTAAAGTACCTGATTTAAGAGGAATGACAATTAGCGAAATGGAAAAAACATTGAATGCAAAAGACATCAATTACGAAATAAACGATAGCACTTTTGTATCAGGCCTTCCACCTCTTAGTGTTTTTTCCCACTACCCAAAGGCTGATGCTTTTGTTAAATCAGGTAGAAAAATATACGTTACAGTTATTACTGACAAAGCACCACTTGTAGCTTTACCCGATGTGGTAGGAAGATCTACCAATAGTGCACGAAACCTCTTATTAAGTCTTGGTTTTGGAACTCCAAAAGTAGAACTCATACCTGCCATGGAAGAGAATACAGTACTGAAACTTAAGTATGAAGGCAAAGAAATACCAGTAGGCAAAAATATTGCGAAAGGCAGCATTATCACTTTGGTAGTTGGTGACGGTTATGGAAACACAACTGTAGACGTACCAACGTTATCTGGAATGCCTTTGGATGAAGCAGAAATCTTAATTAATGGAATGGGGCTCAACATTGGAAGCACGTTATTTGACGAAACATCATCCTTGCCTCCAGGAACAGTTACTAAACAAAAACCTGAAGCTGGCACCCAAACCAAAACAGGAAGCACCATAAATGTGTGGGTGAGCGGCAATGCAAATACAGAAGGAATTTAA
- a CDS encoding putative membrane protein — MNTVIEYYLFFKALHIVGFVSWFAGLFYLVRIFVYHAETKDKPLEHRAYMQNEFSLMQSRAYKIIATPAMVITWTCGLVMLFSNPALLSQNWIRVKLVLLVILTGYHFFCRTIMKNQAAGIDKFTSFQFRLLNEFPTLFLVAIVLLAVVRDMLNFSYLFLGILAFGFLLFLAAKAYKKSRNK; from the coding sequence TTGAATACTGTGATTGAATATTATCTTTTTTTTAAAGCATTACACATTGTTGGTTTCGTTTCGTGGTTTGCCGGACTATTTTACCTAGTTCGCATATTTGTTTATCATGCTGAAACCAAAGACAAGCCCTTAGAACACAGGGCATACATGCAGAACGAGTTTAGTTTAATGCAATCACGTGCTTATAAAATAATTGCCACTCCAGCAATGGTAATTACTTGGACTTGCGGCTTAGTGATGCTTTTTAGCAACCCAGCTCTTTTGAGTCAAAACTGGATCAGGGTTAAACTTGTACTATTGGTTATTTTAACTGGCTACCATTTCTTCTGTAGAACGATAATGAAAAACCAAGCTGCTGGAATAGACAAGTTTACAAGTTTTCAGTTTAGGTTGCTTAATGAATTCCCTACCCTCTTTTTAGTAGCAATAGTGTTGCTTGCAGTTGTACGTGATATGCTCAATTTCTCTTATCTATTTTTAGGAATTTTAGCTTTCGGCTTTTTGTTGTTTCTGGCAGCTAAAGCGTACAAAAAGAGTAGAAACAAATAA
- a CDS encoding D-tyrosyl-tRNA(Tyr) deacylase produces the protein MIAVIQRASEASVRVDGEVIGVIDRGFVVLLGIGSEDGEEDIAWLSKKIIGLRVFSDDEDKMNLDIKQVDGGILLISQFTLMASTKKGNRPSYINAAHPDIAKPLYEKMIFQLSKELGKDIQTGEFGADMKVSLINDGPVTILIDTKNRV, from the coding sequence ATGATTGCAGTTATTCAACGAGCAAGTGAAGCTTCGGTAAGAGTTGATGGCGAAGTGATTGGTGTCATTGATAGAGGATTTGTAGTCCTACTGGGGATTGGTAGTGAAGATGGCGAAGAAGATATAGCTTGGCTATCAAAAAAAATTATAGGTCTTCGAGTGTTTTCTGATGACGAAGATAAAATGAACTTAGACATCAAGCAGGTTGATGGAGGGATCTTGCTAATTAGTCAGTTTACGCTTATGGCCTCTACTAAAAAAGGCAATAGACCATCCTATATCAATGCTGCACATCCCGATATTGCAAAGCCTTTATATGAAAAAATGATTTTTCAACTATCTAAGGAGCTTGGTAAAGATATCCAAACCGGAGAGTTTGGAGCGGATATGAAGGTCTCGTTGATAAACGATGGTCCAGTTACTATCTTAATTGATACTAAAAATAGAGTTTAA
- a CDS encoding large subunit ribosomal protein L17, with product MRHGKKHNHLGRTKSHRVAMLSNMACSLIKSKRITTTIAKAKALRVYVEPLITKSKNDNTHSRRVVFSYLQDKEAVKELFGPVSEKIAERNGGYTRIIKLGTRLGDNAELALIELVDFNENLVVDTTSEGAVAKKSRRRRGGSKKTDDAVASEEVVAEAEVVEETAPVEENSSDESTEEKAS from the coding sequence ATGAGACACGGAAAGAAACACAATCACCTAGGCAGAACAAAATCACACAGAGTGGCAATGTTATCAAACATGGCTTGCTCATTGATTAAGTCTAAAAGAATTACAACTACAATTGCTAAAGCGAAAGCTTTAAGAGTTTATGTAGAGCCTTTGATAACTAAATCAAAGAATGACAATACTCACTCAAGAAGAGTTGTATTTTCTTACTTACAAGACAAAGAAGCTGTTAAAGAGCTTTTTGGGCCAGTAAGTGAAAAGATCGCTGAAAGAAATGGTGGTTATACAAGAATTATAAAATTAGGAACTAGACTTGGTGATAACGCTGAACTAGCTCTTATTGAATTAGTAGACTTTAACGAGAATCTTGTTGTTGATACTACATCGGAAGGTGCAGTAGCTAAGAAATCAAGAAGAAGAAGAGGTGGCTCTAAGAAAACTGATGATGCTGTAGCATCTGAAGAAGTTGTTGCTGAAGCTGAAGTGGTTGAGGAAACTGCTCCAGTTGAAGAGAATAGCTCAGATGAGTCAACTGAAGAAAAAGCTAGCTAA
- a CDS encoding ammonium transporter — protein MDGLFTANNVWMMICTALVFFMHTGFAFLEIGLTRQKNTINILFKNVFIICIGLLLYALCGFNLMYPGDFNGFVGFAGFGLTLPENGLTAEYASGGYTYWTDFLFQGMFAATAATIVSGAVAERIKLSAFMIFTVIYVGLVYPIAGSWKWGGGFLDEMGFYDFAGSTLVHGVGGWAALVAVWLLGPRIDKFDKNGKSKAIPGHNIPLAAAGVLILWLGWFGFNGGSVLSADPALTSLTLVTTCLAAAAGGVFAFTFDFLVYKKYDLTMMLNGILAGLVGITAGADQMGVLDAILIGGIAGVIVVLSVGLIDKVKLDDPVGAVAVHLICGIWGTLAVGIFGAMASVDQFLTQLIGIACYGVFCVATSFLIIFTLKKTMGIRVSKEEEVDGLDDHEHGMSAYGDFSIR, from the coding sequence ATGGATGGACTATTTACTGCTAACAATGTATGGATGATGATCTGCACAGCCCTAGTGTTTTTTATGCACACAGGCTTTGCGTTTTTAGAGATCGGATTAACCAGACAAAAAAACACAATCAACATTTTATTCAAAAATGTTTTCATCATTTGCATCGGTTTATTACTGTATGCTCTATGTGGATTTAATTTAATGTATCCAGGAGATTTTAATGGATTTGTTGGATTTGCAGGTTTCGGGTTAACTCTACCGGAAAATGGATTAACTGCGGAGTATGCAAGTGGAGGCTACACTTATTGGACAGACTTCCTTTTCCAAGGAATGTTCGCTGCTACTGCTGCAACAATTGTTTCAGGAGCTGTTGCTGAGCGTATCAAGCTAAGTGCATTTATGATTTTCACAGTCATATATGTTGGTTTGGTATATCCTATTGCTGGCTCGTGGAAATGGGGTGGCGGATTTCTTGACGAAATGGGCTTCTATGACTTTGCAGGTTCCACACTCGTGCATGGTGTAGGTGGCTGGGCTGCTTTAGTTGCTGTTTGGTTATTAGGGCCAAGAATAGACAAGTTTGATAAAAACGGTAAGAGTAAAGCGATTCCTGGTCACAATATTCCATTAGCCGCTGCTGGTGTGCTGATACTATGGTTAGGTTGGTTCGGATTTAATGGAGGTTCTGTACTTTCTGCTGATCCTGCTTTGACTTCTTTAACATTAGTTACAACATGTTTGGCTGCTGCTGCAGGTGGTGTGTTTGCTTTTACTTTTGACTTCTTAGTATATAAAAAGTATGACCTAACAATGATGCTTAATGGTATCTTAGCTGGTTTAGTTGGTATTACAGCTGGTGCAGATCAAATGGGTGTATTGGATGCTATTTTGATCGGTGGAATAGCCGGTGTAATAGTTGTATTGAGTGTAGGGCTTATCGATAAGGTGAAATTAGATGATCCTGTAGGAGCAGTTGCTGTTCACTTGATATGTGGAATATGGGGAACTCTTGCGGTTGGTATATTTGGTGCAATGGCAAGTGTTGATCAATTCTTAACTCAGTTGATAGGTATAGCATGTTACGGCGTGTTCTGTGTAGCAACTTCTTTCTTGATTATCTTCACTTTGAAGAAAACTATGGGAATAAGAGTTTCTAAAGAAGAAGAGGTTGATGGCTTAGACGATCATGAGCATGGAATGAGTGCTTATGGAGACTTTAGTATCAGATAA
- a CDS encoding transcriptional regulator, AsnC family — MDQIDKKILNLLQSNSRLTYKEIAKEINLTATPVFDRIKKMETAGIIDRYVTILNKENIGPSLTVFCQVTLIKQTKEASRHFEECINQMKEVVECNFVSGSFDYLLKVFVKNMASYHELHQSKLSAIEGVSLINSYFVMAETKTTTALPIT; from the coding sequence ATGGACCAAATAGATAAAAAAATCCTAAACCTCCTTCAGAGCAACTCAAGACTCACTTATAAAGAAATTGCAAAGGAAATCAACCTCACGGCTACGCCAGTTTTTGACAGGATAAAAAAAATGGAAACTGCGGGTATTATTGACCGCTATGTCACCATTCTTAATAAGGAAAATATTGGTCCTTCTCTCACAGTTTTTTGCCAGGTAACTTTGATAAAACAAACTAAAGAAGCTTCACGCCACTTTGAAGAATGTATCAATCAAATGAAGGAAGTAGTAGAATGTAACTTCGTCAGTGGTAGTTTTGATTATCTACTCAAAGTTTTTGTCAAAAATATGGCAAGCTATCATGAATTGCACCAAAGCAAGCTATCGGCCATAGAGGGCGTATCGCTTATCAATAGTTATTTCGTGATGGCAGAAACCAAAACAACGACTGCTCTACCGATTACATAA
- a CDS encoding magnesium transporter produces MAAFELTKEFLEDLNEGIKLENKGLLNDMLGSLYPADIAEILYELDGKDAHYLFQFFDTEKGAEVLSSIDSDDRKRFVKEQFTVEEIAVYVNLFDSDDAVDLLNEQSIEVREEVIALLEDREQARFIIDLMHYPEDVAGGLMQKELIRVSEELTVSECVEEIRQQAESVDKVFAVYVVDQNNKLKGIISLKSIVLARRNTKISNIANEDIIYVDTTRPGEEVAELMQRYDLEAIPVVNSLGRLLGRITIDDVVDFITEKADEDFQVVTGITGEAEEDDTVWKLAKTRLPWLVVGVLGSLMAASVIKGFESQLARISALALFIPIMGSTGGNVGIQTSSLIVQSISEKSGLTLGFGERLWKVFKVALLNGLVIGFLAGLYVYLIGETELFKVVSAALMAVVLLSSFMGTVTPLVLDKVGINPAVASGPFITTANDLIGISVYFLIANLLL; encoded by the coding sequence ATGGCAGCATTCGAACTAACCAAAGAATTTCTTGAAGACCTAAATGAGGGCATAAAGCTTGAAAATAAAGGGCTTTTGAATGATATGTTGGGAAGCCTTTATCCCGCAGATATTGCTGAGATACTTTATGAACTTGATGGAAAGGACGCTCACTATTTGTTTCAATTCTTTGATACTGAAAAAGGGGCAGAGGTGCTCTCTAGTATTGACTCAGATGATAGAAAGAGATTTGTAAAAGAGCAGTTTACAGTAGAAGAAATTGCAGTTTATGTAAACCTCTTTGATTCAGATGATGCTGTTGATTTGCTTAACGAACAGTCAATTGAAGTAAGAGAGGAAGTTATTGCTCTGCTTGAAGATAGAGAGCAAGCACGTTTCATTATTGATCTAATGCATTACCCTGAGGATGTTGCAGGGGGATTGATGCAAAAAGAACTTATTCGAGTTTCAGAAGAGCTTACAGTAAGTGAGTGTGTTGAAGAGATTCGTCAACAAGCAGAATCTGTTGATAAGGTATTTGCGGTATATGTTGTTGATCAAAACAATAAACTCAAGGGAATTATCTCACTGAAATCTATCGTTTTAGCTCGCAGGAACACCAAAATAAGTAATATTGCCAATGAAGATATCATCTATGTTGATACCACAAGACCTGGTGAAGAGGTAGCGGAGTTAATGCAGCGTTACGACCTTGAAGCTATCCCTGTTGTGAATTCTTTAGGAAGATTGCTTGGGCGTATTACCATTGATGACGTAGTCGATTTTATCACGGAGAAGGCTGATGAAGATTTTCAAGTTGTAACGGGTATTACTGGAGAGGCAGAAGAAGATGATACAGTTTGGAAGCTTGCGAAAACTCGACTTCCTTGGCTGGTTGTTGGTGTGTTAGGTAGTTTGATGGCAGCATCCGTTATCAAAGGATTTGAAAGTCAATTGGCGAGAATATCAGCCTTGGCATTATTTATACCAATTATGGGTTCCACAGGAGGAAATGTGGGTATTCAAACTAGTTCCTTAATTGTTCAAAGTATTTCGGAGAAGAGTGGCTTAACCTTAGGTTTTGGAGAAAGGCTTTGGAAAGTTTTTAAAGTTGCACTGCTTAACGGGCTAGTGATTGGATTTCTAGCAGGACTTTATGTTTACCTCATTGGTGAAACTGAGCTTTTTAAAGTGGTTAGTGCAGCACTTATGGCAGTAGTATTACTTTCTTCTTTTATGGGAACTGTAACTCCTCTTGTTTTAGATAAAGTGGGAATTAATCCAGCTGTTGCCTCTGGTCCATTTATTACTACCGCAAATGACCTTATCGGAATAAGCGTTTACTTTTTAATAGCCAATTTATTACTATGA
- a CDS encoding alanine dehydrogenase yields MVIGVPAELKSNEDRVALTPAGVVELVKRNHTVYIQTKAGVGSGFEDQEYKTAGAQILPTIEDVYSIAEMIVKVKEPIDKEYNLIKKDQLIFTYFHFASSEALTQAMIKAESVCLAYETVEKSDRTLPLLIPMSEVAGRMAIQQGAKYLEKPQKGKGVLLGGVPGVPPGKVLILGGGIVGTQAAKMAAGLGARVVIMDVNLQRLRYLSDIMPANVTTMMSNAYNIEEAIQVSDLIVGAVLIPGAKAPNLITRDMLKKMKPGTVLVDVAVDQGGCIETCKPTTHQDPTFIIDDVVHYCVANMPGAVPYTSTLALTNATLPYVIQLANKGWKDACNDNVELKKGLNVVGGKVVYEGVSEAFDLPYTPVDHVL; encoded by the coding sequence ATGGTAATAGGTGTTCCTGCAGAGCTAAAATCTAACGAAGACAGAGTAGCTCTAACACCTGCGGGTGTTGTAGAGTTAGTAAAACGAAATCACACGGTTTATATCCAAACTAAAGCGGGTGTGGGTAGTGGCTTTGAAGATCAAGAATACAAAACTGCGGGAGCACAGATTTTACCAACAATAGAAGACGTTTACAGCATCGCTGAGATGATTGTAAAGGTGAAAGAACCAATCGATAAGGAATACAACCTTATCAAAAAAGACCAACTTATATTTACTTACTTTCATTTTGCTTCCTCTGAAGCACTTACTCAGGCAATGATTAAGGCGGAGAGTGTTTGCTTGGCATATGAAACAGTAGAGAAGAGTGACCGTACTTTACCACTCCTCATCCCAATGTCTGAAGTAGCTGGTCGTATGGCGATTCAGCAAGGTGCAAAGTACCTTGAAAAGCCCCAAAAAGGAAAAGGTGTTTTGCTTGGAGGTGTACCTGGCGTTCCTCCGGGGAAGGTATTAATTTTGGGTGGAGGAATTGTAGGAACCCAGGCTGCGAAAATGGCCGCAGGTCTTGGAGCAAGAGTAGTCATCATGGATGTGAATCTTCAAAGACTTAGGTATTTATCTGATATCATGCCAGCGAATGTTACAACCATGATGTCCAATGCCTACAATATTGAAGAAGCGATACAAGTATCTGACTTGATCGTTGGTGCGGTATTAATACCTGGAGCAAAAGCACCCAACTTGATCACTCGTGACATGTTGAAAAAAATGAAACCTGGAACTGTCCTAGTAGATGTTGCCGTAGACCAGGGAGGTTGTATAGAAACTTGTAAACCTACTACTCACCAAGATCCTACATTTATTATTGATGATGTTGTGCATTATTGCGTAGCAAATATGCCTGGAGCTGTTCCATATACATCAACTTTAGCATTGACCAATGCAACACTTCCGTATGTAATCCAACTGGCTAATAAAGGCTGGAAAGATGCTTGTAACGATAATGTTGAGCTAAAAAAAGGGCTAAATGTAGTAGGGGGCAAAGTGGTGTATGAAGGAGTTAGTGAAGCATTTGATTTGCCTTACACTCCTGTTGATCACGTATTGTAA